A portion of the Deinococcus hopiensis KR-140 genome contains these proteins:
- a CDS encoding PucR family transcriptional regulator, producing MTLPTLREVLALPQFVGAQVLSGQGALDGRVTWVHVMEILDVRRFLSGGELLLSTGLELARCGEDGQVTYLHALAEAGALGLVLELVHPLQAVPAPLLHAARLIDFPLIVFSQEVRFADLTRAAHDRILHEPTPVATVGTGQLAPILDALTETGRALPFLRAQLGPLLDLPPRPRAALLGTLDALTRTNFNVAEVARQLGVRRQTVYYRLEQLRGMLGDLEGRHVTLSVALALRRMPLPGAELDTLSLEDLLRPAPE from the coding sequence ATGACCCTGCCGACCCTCCGGGAAGTGCTGGCGCTGCCGCAGTTCGTGGGGGCGCAGGTGCTGAGCGGTCAGGGCGCGCTGGACGGCCGGGTGACGTGGGTGCACGTCATGGAGATTCTGGATGTGCGCCGTTTTCTGTCGGGCGGTGAACTGCTGCTCTCGACCGGCCTCGAACTGGCCCGCTGCGGTGAGGACGGCCAGGTCACGTACCTGCACGCGTTGGCGGAGGCTGGCGCGCTGGGCCTGGTTCTCGAGCTCGTGCATCCTCTCCAGGCTGTGCCCGCGCCCCTGCTGCATGCCGCGCGGCTGATCGACTTTCCGCTGATCGTCTTTTCCCAGGAGGTGCGCTTTGCGGACCTCACCCGCGCAGCCCATGACCGCATCCTGCACGAGCCTACGCCGGTGGCGACCGTGGGGACCGGTCAACTCGCCCCCATACTCGACGCACTGACCGAAACGGGCCGGGCGCTGCCCTTCCTGCGCGCGCAGCTTGGGCCGCTGCTCGACCTGCCGCCCCGTCCTCGCGCCGCCCTGCTCGGCACCCTCGATGCCCTGACCCGCACCAACTTCAACGTGGCCGAAGTGGCCCGGCAACTCGGGGTACGTCGTCAGACCGTCTATTACCGCCTGGAGCAGTTGCGGGGCATGCTGGGCGATCTGGAGGGACGGCACGTGACGCTGAGCGTCGCTCTGGCCCTGCGCCGCATGCCCCTGCCTGGTGCTGAACTGGACACCCTGTCTCTTGAGGATTTGTTGCGCCCAGCGCCAGAATAA
- a CDS encoding CoA-acylating methylmalonate-semialdehyde dehydrogenase: MTQVEPAPIPPSTLPRIPHWLSGARTPGMGRTQNVYNPATGQVQAEVDLADVAEVDRAVTAARAAFPAWRETSLSRRSEILFGFRERLVARRDDLARLITLEHGKTHADALGELARGLENVEFACGVPHLLKGGYSEGASRGVDVYSIRQPLGVVAGITPFNFPAMVPLWMLANALACGNTFVLKPSERDPSVTLLLAELLKEAGLPDGVLNVVHGDKVAVDRLLTHPDVAAVSFVGSTPIAQYVYETGTRHGKRVQALGGAKNHMIVLPDADIDLAADAAVSAAYGSAGERCMAVSVVLAVGTAADPLVDAIAERLPKLRVGPGDDASSEMGPLITREHRDRVRGYIDRAEQEGAQVVVDGRIHSAPAEGFFLGATLIDRVQPGMACYDDEIFGPVLCVVRADTYAEALTLVNSNPYGNGTAIFTRDGGAARQFQFDVEVGMVGINVPVPVPVAYYSFGGWKASLFGDTHMYGPEGVQFYTRAKVVTSRWPDPATSRVDLGFPTTR; encoded by the coding sequence ATGACCCAGGTCGAACCCGCTCCCATCCCCCCCTCTACCCTGCCCCGCATTCCGCACTGGCTCTCCGGAGCGCGCACGCCCGGGATGGGCCGCACGCAAAACGTGTACAACCCGGCCACCGGGCAGGTCCAGGCCGAGGTGGACCTCGCGGACGTGGCTGAGGTGGACCGGGCGGTCACTGCGGCGCGGGCGGCCTTTCCAGCCTGGCGGGAGACGTCGCTGTCCCGGCGTTCGGAGATTCTGTTCGGCTTTCGGGAGCGGCTGGTGGCCCGCCGGGACGACCTGGCCCGGCTGATCACCCTGGAGCACGGCAAGACCCACGCGGACGCGTTGGGCGAACTGGCGCGGGGCCTGGAGAACGTCGAGTTCGCCTGCGGGGTGCCCCACCTCCTCAAAGGCGGTTACAGCGAGGGGGCTTCCCGCGGAGTGGACGTGTACAGCATCCGGCAACCGTTGGGGGTGGTCGCGGGCATCACGCCCTTCAACTTTCCGGCGATGGTGCCGCTGTGGATGCTTGCCAACGCGCTGGCGTGCGGCAACACCTTTGTCCTGAAGCCCAGCGAGCGCGACCCCAGCGTGACCCTCCTGCTCGCCGAACTGCTGAAGGAAGCGGGGCTGCCAGACGGCGTTCTGAACGTCGTTCACGGCGACAAAGTGGCGGTCGACCGGCTGCTGACCCACCCCGACGTGGCAGCCGTATCGTTTGTGGGCAGCACGCCCATCGCCCAGTACGTGTACGAAACGGGAACCCGCCACGGCAAACGCGTGCAGGCGCTTGGGGGCGCGAAAAACCACATGATTGTCCTGCCGGACGCGGACATCGACCTCGCGGCGGACGCGGCGGTGAGTGCGGCCTACGGCAGTGCGGGCGAGCGCTGCATGGCGGTCAGCGTGGTTCTGGCAGTGGGGACTGCGGCCGACCCCCTCGTGGACGCCATCGCCGAACGCCTGCCCAAACTGCGCGTCGGACCGGGTGACGACGCGAGCAGCGAGATGGGTCCCCTCATCACCCGTGAGCACCGGGACCGGGTGCGCGGATACATCGACCGCGCCGAGCAGGAGGGCGCGCAAGTGGTGGTAGATGGCCGCATCCACAGTGCCCCTGCGGAGGGCTTTTTCCTGGGAGCCACCCTGATTGACCGGGTGCAGCCCGGCATGGCCTGCTACGACGACGAGATTTTCGGCCCGGTGCTGTGCGTGGTCCGCGCCGACACCTACGCCGAGGCCCTGACCCTGGTGAACAGCAATCCTTACGGCAACGGGACGGCGATTTTCACGCGGGACGGCGGCGCAGCGCGGCAGTTCCAGTTCGACGTGGAGGTGGGGATGGTGGGCATCAACGTGCCCGTGCCGGTGCCCGTCGCGTACTACTCCTTCGGGGGTTGGAAGGCCAGCCTGTTCGGCGACACCCACATGTACGGCCCCGAGGGCGTGCAGTTCTACACCCGGGCCAAGGTGGTGACCAGCCGCTGGCCCGATCCGGCGACCAGCCGGGTTGACCTGGGGTTCCCCACCACCCGCTGA
- a CDS encoding ATP-binding protein: MMYTGIPTVLANDTSGRISQLLAQADPLVVSDVQAAMALTQEAMRLAADGGHERAYGQALCLYGATLFFQSRYDDARAAYTEARTVSRALADAGIESRAVNGLGIIARALGDYAATMEAFMTSAQLARAHGDQLGELRALSNMALLHNQLGDHGAALSMQREVMAGALAAGQRVLESSAGVNAVAALHALGDHAAALALADERLEVTAQLGLQEHQVLLRMYRARSLLGLAQPDAALRETEGLLDWALGQGNANNITLLLLTVGRAHAALGAHREARESLERALDLSRESSLRPREVEALQALSELAAAQGEHAQAYTHLLAYHTLETQLRTETVEHKVKVMSVQQQLEHLQREAVLTRARAEELEARVAERTLDLQRVNTELSVLTHSLEAQVEERTRALKDSQVKLLAMEKLASLGRLTAGLAHEINTPLASVMGIMEHARTLAEEYRESIGHGGVTDDDHREIANELLGDLQQAGQGAARIGEFIRNMRGHTRNVASGAVRIDLPPLISDTLAMLVYQAREMNVALNFTPAQEGCAVNGEPGRFTQVLTNLVLNGMHAASGLPGAQVTVDVACTQKGVVLSVQDNGCGIADDVLPNIFDPLFTTREVGQGTGLGLSIVHDIITGHFSGEIDVITEVGVGTTMRVTLPGA; encoded by the coding sequence ATGATGTACACCGGAATTCCAACTGTTCTTGCCAACGACACCTCTGGGCGTATCTCGCAACTGCTGGCCCAGGCCGACCCACTGGTGGTGTCTGACGTGCAGGCGGCCATGGCGCTCACTCAGGAGGCGATGCGCCTGGCGGCTGACGGGGGGCATGAACGTGCGTATGGGCAGGCGCTGTGTCTGTACGGCGCGACCCTGTTCTTCCAGTCGCGCTACGACGATGCCCGCGCAGCGTACACCGAGGCCCGCACGGTGAGCCGGGCACTCGCGGACGCGGGCATCGAAAGCCGCGCCGTAAATGGCCTCGGCATCATCGCGCGCGCGCTCGGGGACTACGCCGCGACGATGGAGGCGTTCATGACCAGTGCGCAACTGGCGCGCGCGCATGGTGATCAACTGGGGGAGCTGCGCGCGCTCAGCAATATGGCGCTGCTACACAATCAACTCGGAGATCACGGGGCGGCGCTGAGCATGCAGCGCGAAGTGATGGCGGGCGCGTTGGCAGCGGGCCAGCGGGTGCTGGAGTCCTCGGCGGGCGTGAACGCTGTGGCTGCCCTGCACGCTCTGGGCGATCACGCAGCGGCGCTGGCGCTGGCGGATGAGCGCCTGGAGGTGACGGCGCAGCTTGGATTGCAGGAGCATCAGGTGCTGCTGCGCATGTACCGCGCGCGCAGTCTGCTGGGACTGGCGCAGCCGGACGCGGCACTGCGCGAAACAGAAGGCCTGCTGGACTGGGCCCTGGGGCAGGGCAACGCAAACAACATCACCCTGCTGCTGCTCACTGTCGGCCGGGCGCACGCAGCGCTCGGGGCGCATCGGGAGGCCCGCGAGTCCCTGGAACGGGCGCTGGACCTCAGCCGGGAATCCAGCTTGCGCCCCCGTGAGGTCGAGGCGCTTCAGGCGCTAAGTGAACTCGCCGCCGCGCAGGGTGAGCATGCTCAGGCGTACACGCATCTGCTGGCCTACCACACACTGGAAACCCAACTGCGCACCGAAACAGTCGAGCATAAAGTGAAGGTCATGTCGGTGCAGCAGCAACTTGAGCATCTGCAACGCGAAGCGGTGCTGACCCGCGCGCGCGCAGAGGAGCTTGAAGCGCGTGTGGCCGAGCGGACCCTGGACCTGCAACGTGTGAACACCGAGCTCAGCGTCCTCACCCATTCCCTGGAAGCGCAGGTGGAAGAGCGTACCCGCGCGCTGAAGGACAGCCAGGTGAAACTGCTTGCCATGGAGAAGCTCGCCAGTTTGGGGCGGTTGACGGCGGGTCTGGCGCATGAGATCAACACCCCGCTGGCTTCGGTCATGGGCATCATGGAACACGCCCGCACGCTGGCAGAGGAGTACCGGGAATCCATCGGTCACGGCGGCGTCACAGATGACGATCACCGTGAAATTGCCAATGAACTGCTGGGTGACCTTCAGCAGGCTGGACAGGGCGCGGCCCGCATCGGGGAATTCATCCGCAACATGCGGGGGCACACCCGAAACGTGGCGAGCGGAGCGGTGCGCATTGACCTGCCGCCGCTGATCAGTGACACGCTGGCGATGCTCGTGTACCAGGCGCGTGAGATGAACGTCGCGCTGAACTTTACGCCCGCGCAGGAAGGATGTGCGGTGAACGGGGAGCCCGGGCGGTTTACGCAGGTACTGACGAACCTGGTGCTCAACGGAATGCACGCCGCAAGTGGCCTGCCTGGCGCGCAGGTCACCGTGGATGTGGCGTGTACACAAAAAGGCGTGGTGCTGAGCGTGCAGGACAATGGCTGCGGAATTGCTGATGACGTGCTGCCGAACATCTTTGATCCGCTGTTCACGACCCGTGAGGTCGGCCAGGGCACGGGCCTGGGCCTGAGTATCGTGCACGACATCATTACGGGGCATTTCTCCGGAGAGATTGACGTCATCACCGAGGTAGGGGTAGGCACGACCATGCGGGTGACCCTGCCGGGCGCCTGA
- a CDS encoding ABC transporter permease, whose product MGDAVAVRALQPRLMPAPSSLGRAWAGYVLGAGLLLAASVWLRPYEQVPAELRLPALVLTLVGLVVGLAGVRVLSRRPGVLAAVLAFVLAVLASEALLRAQNVPAGLIPTPSRVAQSLWEARAALTADLGVTFLRETLVGYCAGVLAGLVTALLVSRSRFLELGLLPYTALLSSVPIVALAPVVVRAAGLEWPSKAVIVAITVFFPVVLNVSRGLNSASPLLLDLARTYAMTPAQVLARVRIPAALPYLFNALKVASTLALIGAVVGEFFGSTGQGLGFRIQIEAGRFNLGVVWAAIVVTAALGLAFFGAISLLERWALRWQRPD is encoded by the coding sequence GTGGGTGACGCCGTGGCGGTCCGCGCCCTCCAACCGCGCTTGATGCCCGCGCCGTCCTCCCTGGGCCGGGCCTGGGCCGGGTACGTGCTCGGTGCCGGCCTGCTGCTCGCTGCCAGCGTATGGCTGCGGCCCTACGAGCAGGTGCCCGCCGAATTGCGCCTTCCGGCCCTCGTCCTGACGCTGGTGGGCCTGGTTGTGGGCCTCGCTGGTGTCCGCGTTCTCTCCAGGCGTCCGGGGGTGCTGGCGGCGGTCCTCGCCTTCGTCCTCGCGGTGCTGGCCTCCGAAGCCCTGCTGCGCGCGCAAAACGTTCCGGCGGGGCTGATTCCCACCCCTTCGCGCGTGGCGCAGTCCCTCTGGGAGGCGCGCGCAGCCCTCACGGCCGACCTGGGCGTGACCTTCCTGCGGGAGACGCTGGTCGGCTACTGCGCGGGCGTGCTGGCCGGGCTGGTCACGGCCCTGCTGGTCAGCCGCAGCCGCTTTCTGGAACTGGGCCTGCTGCCGTACACCGCGCTGCTCAGCAGCGTACCCATCGTCGCGCTCGCCCCGGTCGTGGTGCGTGCCGCCGGCCTGGAGTGGCCCAGCAAAGCGGTCATCGTGGCCATCACTGTGTTCTTCCCTGTGGTCCTCAACGTTTCGCGCGGCCTGAACAGCGCTTCGCCGCTGCTGCTCGACCTCGCGCGCACGTACGCCATGACGCCCGCGCAGGTGCTGGCTCGGGTGCGCATTCCCGCTGCGCTGCCCTACCTGTTCAATGCGCTGAAGGTCGCTTCGACGCTCGCCCTGATCGGCGCGGTGGTGGGCGAGTTCTTCGGTTCGACCGGACAGGGCCTGGGGTTCCGCATCCAGATTGAGGCGGGCCGCTTCAACCTCGGCGTCGTGTGGGCGGCCATCGTCGTGACTGCCGCGCTGGGCCTCGCGTTTTTCGGGGCAATCAGCCTGCTCGAGCGCTGGGCACTTCGGTGGCAGCGGCCTGATTAA
- a CDS encoding ABC transporter substrate-binding protein — protein MTASPLKLIALTAACLLSSAGAQKLTPVKLQLKWFPQAQFAGFFVALDKGYYKAEGLDVQLLPIGDQSPIQTVATGAADFGTTWITDLLTARQQGLPVVHIAQIFQKSGYTLVTLKSSGITKPAEFKGKRLGVWPSGNEYPAVALMKKTGLTTSLDSSAGKPDVQAVTYPFDPGLVFPGKVDVVSAMTYNELDQIMGLGYPMDKLRVFKTADYGINLLEDLMFTSERVLNEKNFKGSGLSGREVAAKLVRASLKGWDDAAKNQAQAVSIVLPRCGNTCKGSGSRSDARAHQTWQMTEVAKLYRAGPTLQGRAGFLDPKTYAANVSLLRSLGILKANPSAAVVDYSVWEAATGKKK, from the coding sequence ATGACCGCATCCCCCCTGAAGCTGATTGCCCTGACCGCCGCCTGCCTGCTCTCGTCTGCGGGCGCGCAGAAGCTCACGCCCGTGAAGCTCCAGCTCAAATGGTTTCCGCAGGCGCAGTTCGCAGGCTTTTTCGTGGCGCTGGACAAGGGGTACTACAAGGCCGAGGGCCTGGACGTGCAGTTGCTGCCCATCGGGGACCAGAGCCCCATCCAAACGGTGGCCACTGGAGCGGCGGATTTCGGCACCACCTGGATCACGGACCTGCTTACCGCGCGTCAGCAGGGGCTGCCGGTGGTGCACATCGCCCAGATTTTCCAGAAGAGCGGGTACACGCTGGTGACCCTCAAGAGCAGCGGCATCACCAAGCCTGCCGAATTCAAGGGCAAACGGCTCGGGGTCTGGCCCAGTGGCAACGAATACCCCGCCGTCGCCCTGATGAAGAAGACCGGGCTGACGACCAGCCTGGACAGCAGCGCTGGAAAACCCGACGTGCAGGCCGTCACCTACCCCTTCGACCCGGGCCTGGTGTTTCCGGGCAAGGTGGACGTGGTGAGCGCCATGACCTACAACGAACTCGACCAGATCATGGGGCTGGGCTACCCGATGGACAAGCTGCGCGTGTTCAAGACGGCCGACTACGGCATCAACCTCCTCGAAGACCTGATGTTTACCAGCGAGCGCGTCCTGAACGAGAAGAACTTCAAGGGCAGCGGCCTGAGTGGGCGTGAAGTGGCGGCCAAGCTCGTCCGCGCGAGTCTGAAAGGCTGGGACGACGCGGCGAAGAACCAGGCGCAGGCGGTATCAATCGTGCTGCCCCGCTGCGGCAACACCTGCAAGGGGTCCGGCTCACGCAGCGACGCCAGGGCGCACCAGACCTGGCAGATGACGGAGGTCGCCAAGCTCTACCGCGCCGGTCCGACCCTCCAGGGCCGCGCCGGGTTCCTCGACCCCAAAACCTATGCGGCGAACGTGAGCCTGCTGCGCAGCCTCGGTATCCTCAAGGCCAACCCCAGCGCCGCCGTCGTGGATTACAGCGTCTGGGAAGCCGCCACCGGCAAGAAAAAGTGA
- a CDS encoding aminotransferase class III-fold pyridoxal phosphate-dependent enzyme, giving the protein MDEVTRQNREHTLFSWSVQSQANPIHMTGGQGVYFFDDTGARWLDFSSQLINLNVGHQHPKVLEAIKAQVDTLCFAGPGFATGPRAELGTKLSEVTGLAKTFFTLGGSEANENAIKMARHFTGRHKIITRYRSYHGATMGSMTASGDMRRWPVEPGMPGIVRVFDPYCYRCPFGKTPDSCGRECVSHIEEVIQMEGPQNIAAVLVEGITGSNGLLVPPDDYYPRLRALCDKYGILLITDEVMSGFGRTGTYLSTQHYGIMPDIVTCAKGLTSGYMPLGAVIVNEQIAAYFEDHMLWGGLTYSGHPVSCAAGVANLRVYEEERIFENVREQGAYLEGRLLAMRDRYACVGDVRIKGLFSVLELVRDKGSKAPLAPYGGSSPEMNALAAYLKAHRVYAYSRFNFLWVCPPLVITRAELDEGLAVYEDALAMLDRQLLGVAAD; this is encoded by the coding sequence ATGGACGAAGTCACCCGCCAGAACCGCGAACACACCCTATTTTCCTGGTCGGTGCAGTCTCAGGCCAACCCCATCCACATGACTGGCGGCCAGGGCGTGTACTTCTTCGACGATACGGGCGCGCGCTGGCTCGACTTTTCCAGCCAGCTCATCAACCTCAACGTTGGGCACCAGCACCCCAAGGTGCTGGAGGCCATCAAGGCGCAGGTGGACACCCTGTGCTTCGCTGGACCCGGCTTTGCCACTGGACCCCGCGCCGAACTGGGCACCAAGCTCAGCGAGGTCACGGGCCTCGCCAAGACCTTTTTCACCCTTGGCGGCAGCGAGGCCAACGAGAACGCGATCAAGATGGCCCGGCACTTCACGGGGCGGCACAAGATCATCACCCGCTACCGCTCGTACCACGGCGCGACCATGGGCAGCATGACCGCGAGTGGGGATATGCGGCGCTGGCCGGTCGAGCCGGGCATGCCGGGCATCGTCCGCGTCTTCGATCCCTACTGCTACCGCTGCCCCTTCGGAAAGACGCCCGACAGTTGCGGACGCGAGTGCGTGTCCCACATCGAGGAGGTCATCCAGATGGAGGGACCGCAGAACATCGCGGCGGTGCTGGTGGAGGGCATCACGGGCAGCAACGGCCTGCTGGTACCTCCGGACGACTACTACCCCCGCCTGCGTGCCCTGTGCGACAAGTACGGCATCCTGCTGATCACGGACGAGGTCATGAGCGGTTTTGGGCGCACCGGCACGTACCTCTCCACGCAGCATTACGGCATCATGCCCGACATCGTGACCTGCGCCAAGGGCCTCACGAGCGGTTACATGCCGCTGGGCGCCGTCATTGTGAATGAGCAGATCGCCGCCTACTTCGAGGACCACATGCTCTGGGGCGGCCTGACGTACTCTGGCCATCCGGTAAGTTGTGCGGCGGGCGTTGCCAACCTGCGGGTGTACGAGGAGGAGCGGATTTTTGAGAATGTGCGTGAGCAGGGTGCGTACCTGGAAGGGCGCCTCCTCGCCATGCGGGACCGCTACGCCTGTGTGGGTGACGTGCGGATCAAGGGCCTGTTCAGCGTGCTGGAACTCGTTCGGGACAAGGGCAGCAAGGCGCCGCTCGCGCCCTACGGCGGCAGCAGCCCGGAGATGAATGCGCTGGCCGCCTACCTCAAAGCCCACCGCGTGTACGCGTACAGCCGCTTCAACTTCTTGTGGGTCTGTCCCCCGCTCGTCATCACCCGCGCCGAACTCGACGAGGGACTGGCCGTGTACGAGGACGCCCTCGCCATGCTCGACCGGCAACTGCTCGGCGTCGCGGCCGACTGA
- a CDS encoding hydantoinase/carbamoylase family amidase, whose product MMADPQPGRVLSDLKALRALTGDEEGAQRVAFTPTWRAARTFLQERLDELPVEQHMDEAGNFWATLRGASETALLIGGHLDSVPNGGWLDGCLNVLAGLEVLRCFAAAGTPPVTVRLVDWADEEGARFGRSLYGSSAVSGHLNVEEMARLKDRDGVSLEDALKGVGVTLADAPQAGRELRHAGAYLELHIEQGPVLEELGLPLGVVLGTVGVERHTLTFRGQAAHSGSTPMHARRDALLAAARLSQEIYTIAARHGGVCTVGSVKTLPGIVTSVVETCEITLDQRHLDAEKLAAMWADARTTAAQFAEEGGCTVTFADLWHIGPIPFHPDLIELGDRSILQVTAQSHRLPSGPLHDAAEVARAGIPTVMLFVQSLRGISHNKIEDTREEHLELSVRALADLAQRTAQWLTQLPAGTVP is encoded by the coding sequence ATGATGGCAGACCCCCAGCCCGGACGCGTGCTCAGTGACCTGAAAGCGCTGCGGGCGCTGACGGGCGACGAGGAAGGTGCGCAGCGTGTGGCGTTCACGCCGACCTGGCGTGCGGCCCGAACGTTTCTGCAGGAACGGCTGGATGAATTGCCCGTCGAGCAGCACATGGACGAGGCGGGCAACTTCTGGGCCACGCTGCGGGGAGCGTCGGAGACGGCGCTGCTCATCGGGGGCCACCTCGACAGCGTGCCCAATGGCGGCTGGCTGGACGGTTGCCTGAACGTGCTGGCGGGGCTGGAGGTGCTGCGGTGCTTCGCGGCGGCGGGAACGCCTCCGGTGACGGTGCGGCTGGTGGACTGGGCCGATGAGGAAGGCGCGCGCTTTGGCCGCAGCCTCTACGGTTCGAGCGCCGTCAGCGGGCACCTGAACGTGGAGGAGATGGCCCGCCTGAAAGACCGCGACGGCGTTTCGCTGGAAGACGCGCTGAAAGGGGTGGGGGTAACGCTCGCGGACGCGCCGCAGGCCGGACGGGAGCTGCGGCACGCTGGCGCGTATCTCGAACTGCATATCGAGCAGGGGCCCGTATTGGAAGAACTGGGATTGCCCCTCGGCGTGGTTCTCGGTACCGTGGGCGTCGAGCGGCATACGCTGACCTTTCGCGGGCAGGCAGCGCATTCCGGCAGCACGCCCATGCACGCCCGGCGAGACGCCCTCCTCGCGGCGGCACGCTTGAGTCAGGAGATCTATACCATTGCCGCGCGGCATGGTGGCGTCTGCACCGTAGGGAGCGTCAAGACCTTGCCAGGCATCGTGACCAGCGTGGTGGAAACCTGCGAGATCACGCTCGATCAGCGGCACCTCGACGCAGAGAAGCTCGCAGCGATGTGGGCCGATGCCCGGACGACCGCGGCGCAATTCGCCGAAGAGGGCGGCTGCACCGTGACGTTCGCCGATTTATGGCACATCGGGCCGATTCCCTTTCACCCCGACCTGATTGAGCTGGGCGACCGGTCCATCCTGCAGGTGACCGCGCAAAGCCACCGCCTCCCCAGTGGGCCGCTGCACGACGCTGCCGAGGTGGCCCGCGCCGGGATACCGACGGTCATGCTGTTCGTGCAGTCGCTGCGGGGAATCAGCCACAACAAGATCGAGGACACCCGGGAGGAGCATCTGGAGCTGAGCGTGCGGGCACTGGCTGACCTGGCGCAGCGGACCGCGCAGTGGCTGACGCAGCTTCCCGCGGGGACGGTCCCATGA